A region from the Bubalus kerabau isolate K-KA32 ecotype Philippines breed swamp buffalo chromosome 23, PCC_UOA_SB_1v2, whole genome shotgun sequence genome encodes:
- the LOC129637694 gene encoding ubiquitin carboxyl-terminal hydrolase 17-like protein 6 — protein METLVGLVCRAPGAASEHGGAVCPSPFDVFPGGQGGGPSAAGADALRGPSVPEGPSPALGRPQRGDLAPGSAGLRPGQTGALSWKGPWGVGAGLQNLGNTCYVNAALQCLSHTPPLASWMVSQPHATLCPARSACTLCAMRAHVTRALLHAGEVIRPRKDLLAGFHRHQQEDAHEFLMFTLNAMQQGCLSASQPSGHASGDTTVIRQIFGGTWRSQIQCLHCLGVSDTFDPYLDISLDITAAQSVEQALSELVKPEKLDADNAYDCGVCLRKVPATKRLTVHSTSQVLVLVLKRFTPVSGAKRAQEVRYPQCLDLQPYTSERKAGPLGYVLYAVLVHSGWSCERGHYFCYVRAGNGQWYKMDDAKVTACDETAALSQSAYVLFYAREGAWEGGAGRGAAAPVGADPTDPGQPAGDAGGRAPGSEESPGDTEAEGMSLEQWRRLQELNRPKPALELRKVQSALPAGAVVIHQSKHGGGRNRTPPQQEHERLDRPSTDTPPPGPKNVGNGPCASGRARATKGKNKKPRPSLGLWR, from the coding sequence ATGGAAACCCTCGTGGGCCTCGTGTGCAGAGCCCCGGGCGCTGCTTCTGAGCACGGGGGAGCTGTGTGTCCGTCTCCCTTCGACGTCTTCCCCGGAGGGCAAGGTGGTGGGCCCAGCGCCGCTGGTGCGGATGCCCTTCGGGGACCCTCTGTCCCTGAGGGGCCGTCGCCGGCGCTTGGGCGTCCGCAGCGGGGTGACTTGGCTCCTGGGTCGGCAGGGCTGAGGCCTGGCCAGACAGGCGCCCTGAGTTGGAAGGGgccgtggggggtgggggctgggcttcAGAATCTGGGGAACACCTGCTACGTGAACGCGGCGCTGCAGTGTCTGAGCCACACGCCGCCCCTGGCCAGCTGGATGGTGTCCCAGCCGCACGCCACCCTCTGTCCGGCCCGCAGCGCCTGCACGCTCTGTGCCATGCGCGCTCACGTGACCCGAGCCCTCCTTCACGCGGGAGAGGTGATCCGGCCCCGCAAGGACCTGCTGGCGGGCTTCCACAGACACCAGCAGGAGGATGCCCACGAGTTTCTGATGTTCACTCTGAATGCCATGCAGCAAGGGTGCTTGAGTGCATCCCAGCCGTCGGGCCATGCCTCGGGGGACACCACCGTCATCCGTCAGATCTTCGGCGGGACGTGGAGGTCTCAGATCCAGTGTCTCCACTGCCTCGGTGTCTCGGACACGTTCGACCCTTATCTGGACATCAGCCTGGATATCACGGCGGCTCAGAGTGTGGAGCAAGCTCTGAGCGAGCTGGTGAAGCCCGAGAAGCTGGACGCGGACAATGCCTATGACTGCGGCGTCTGTCTCCGGAAGGTGCCTGCCACCAAGAGGTTGACTGTGCACAGCACCTCCCAGGTCCTGGTGCTGGTGCTGAAGCGGTTCACACCGGTGAGCGGGGCCAAAAGGGCTCAGGAGGTGCGCTATCCCCAGTGCTTGGACCTGCAGCCCTACACGTCTGAGCGGAAGGCAGGGCCACTGGGCTACGTGCTCTATGCCGTGCTGGTGCACTCCGGGTGGAGCTGTGAGCGAGGACACTACTTCTGTTACGTCCGAGCGGGCAACGGCCAATGGTATAAGATGGACGATGCCAAGGTGACCGCCTGTGACGAGACCGCTGCCCTGAGCCAGAGCGCCTACGTCCTGTTCTACGCCCGGGAGGGTGCGTGGGAAGGGGGCGCTGGGCGAGGGGCAGCGGCCCCCGTCGGGGCTGACCCCACAGACCCCGGGCAGCCTGCAGGAGACGCCGGCGGCAGAGCTCCTGGGTCGGAGGAGTCCCCGGGGGACACAGAGGCCGAAGGGATGAGCTTAGAGCAGTGGAGACGCCTGCAAGAACTCAACCGACCGAAGCCGGCCTTGGAGCTCCGGAAGGTCCAGTCTGCCCTGCCTGCCGGCGCAGTCGTGATTCACCAGTCCAAACACGGAGGAGGGAGAAACCGCACGCCGCCCCAACAGGAGCACGAGCGGCTCGACCGTCCCAGCACGGACACCCCGCCTCCGGGGCCGAAGAACGTCGGCAACGGCCCTTGTGCCAGCGGGAGGGCCAGAGCGACCAAGGG
- the LOC129637894 gene encoding ubiquitin carboxyl-terminal hydrolase 17-like protein 6, with translation METLVGLVCRAPGAASEHGGAVCPSPFDVFPGGQGGGPSAAGADALRGPSVPEGPSPALGRPQRGDLAPGSAGLRPGQTGALSWKGPWGVGAGLQNLGNTCYVNAALQCLSHTPPLASWMVSQPHATLCPARSACTLCAMRAHVTRALLHAGEVIRPRKDLLAGFHRHQQEDAHEFLMFTLNAMQQGCLSASQPSGHASGDTTVIRQIFGGTWRSQIQCLHCLGVSDTFDPYLDISLDITAAQSVEQALSELVKPEKLDADNAYDCGVCLRKVPATKRLTVHSTSQVLVLVLKRFTPVSGAKRAQEVRYPQCLDLQPYTSERKAGPLGYVLYAVLVHSGWSCERGHYFCYVRAGNGQWYKMDDAKVTACDETAALSQSAYVLFYAREGAWEGGAGRGAAAPVGADPTDPGQPAGDAGGRAPGSEESPGDTEAEGMSLEQWRRLQELNRPKPALELRKVQSALPAGAVVIHQSKHGGGRNRTPPQQEHERLDRPSTDTPPPGPKNVGNGPCASGRARATKGKNKKPRPSLGLWR, from the coding sequence ATGGAAACCCTCGTGGGCCTCGTGTGCAGAGCCCCGGGCGCTGCTTCTGAGCACGGGGGAGCTGTGTGTCCGTCTCCCTTCGACGTCTTCCCCGGAGGGCAAGGTGGTGGGCCCAGCGCCGCTGGTGCGGATGCCCTTCGGGGACCCTCTGTCCCTGAGGGGCCGTCGCCGGCGCTTGGGCGTCCGCAGCGGGGTGACTTGGCTCCTGGGTCGGCAGGGCTGAGGCCTGGCCAGACAGGCGCCCTGAGTTGGAAGGGgccgtggggggtgggggctgggcttcAGAATCTGGGGAACACCTGCTACGTGAACGCGGCGCTGCAGTGTCTGAGCCACACGCCGCCCTTGGCCAGCTGGATGGTGTCCCAGCCGCACGCCACCCTCTGTCCGGCCCGCAGCGCCTGCACGCTCTGTGCCATGCGCGCTCACGTGACCCGAGCCCTCCTTCACGCGGGAGAGGTGATCCGGCCCCGCAAGGACCTGCTGGCGGGCTTCCACAGACACCAGCAGGAGGATGCCCACGAGTTTCTGATGTTCACTCTGAATGCCATGCAGCAAGGGTGCTTGAGTGCATCCCAGCCGTCGGGCCATGCCTCGGGGGACACCACCGTCATCCGTCAGATCTTCGGCGGGACGTGGAGGTCTCAGATCCAGTGTCTCCACTGCCTCGGTGTCTCGGACACGTTCGACCCTTATCTGGACATCAGCCTGGATATCACGGCGGCTCAGAGTGTGGAGCAAGCTCTGAGCGAGCTGGTGAAGCCCGAGAAGCTGGACGCGGACAATGCCTATGACTGCGGCGTCTGTCTCCGGAAGGTGCCTGCCACCAAGAGGTTGACTGTGCACAGCACCTCCCAGGTCCTGGTGCTGGTGCTGAAGCGGTTCACACCGGTGAGCGGGGCCAAAAGGGCTCAGGAGGTGCGCTATCCCCAGTGCTTGGACCTGCAGCCCTACACGTCTGAGCGGAAGGCAGGGCCACTGGGCTACGTGCTCTATGCCGTGCTGGTGCACTCCGGGTGGAGCTGTGAGCGAGGACACTACTTCTGTTACGTCCGAGCGGGCAACGGCCAATGGTATAAGATGGACGATGCCAAGGTGACCGCCTGTGACGAGACCGCTGCCCTGAGCCAGAGCGCCTACGTCCTGTTCTACGCCCGGGAGGGTGCGTGGGAAGGGGGCGCTGGGCGAGGGGCAGCGGCCCCCGTCGGGGCTGACCCCACAGACCCCGGGCAGCCTGCAGGAGACGCCGGCGGCAGAGCTCCTGGGTCGGAGGAGTCCCCCGGGGACACAGAGGCCGAAGGGATGAGCTTAGAGCAGTGGAGACGCCTGCAAGAACTCAACCGACCGAAGCCGGCCTTGGAGCTCCGGAAGGTCCAGTCTGCCCTGCCTGCCGGCGCAGTCGTGATTCACCAGTCCAAACACGGAGGAGGGAGAAACCGCACGCCGCCCCAACAGGAGCACGAGCGGCTCGACCGTCCCAGCACGGACACCCCGCCTCCGGGGCCGAAGAACGTCGGCAACGGCCCTTGTGCCAGCGGGAGGGCCAGAGCGACCAAGGGGAAGAACAAGAAGCCGCGGCCATCTCTGGGGCTGTGGCGGTAG
- the LOC129637691 gene encoding ubiquitin carboxyl-terminal hydrolase 17-like protein 6, with product METLVGLVCRAPGAASEHGGAVCPSPFDVFPGGQGGGPSAAGADALRGPSVPEGPSPALGRPQRGDLAPGSAGLRPGQTGALSWKGPWGVGAGLQNLGNTCYVNAALQCLSHTPPLASWMVSQPHATLCPARSACTLCAMRAHVTRALLHAGEVIRPRKDLLAGFHRHQQEDAHEFLMFTLNAMQQGCLSASQPSGHASGDTTVIRQIFGGTWRSQIQCLHCLGVSDTFDPYLDISLDITAAQSVEQALSELVKPEKLDADNAYDCGVCLRKVPATKRLTVHSTSQVLVLVLKRFTPVSGAKRAQEVRYPQCLDLQPYTSERKAGPLGYVLYAVLVHSGWSCERGHYFCYVRAGNGQWYKMDDAKVTACDETAALSQSAYVLFYAREGAWEGGAGRGAAAPVGADPTDPGQPAGDAGGRAPGSEESPGDTEAEGMSLEQWRRLQELNRPKPALELRKVQSALPAGAVVIHQSKHGGGRNRTPPQQEHERLDRPSTDTPPPGPKNVGNGPCASGRARATKGKNKKPRPSLGLWR from the coding sequence ATGGAAACCCTCGTGGGCCTCGTGTGCAGAGCCCCGGGCGCTGCTTCTGAGCACGGGGGAGCTGTGTGTCCGTCTCCCTTCGACGTCTTCCCCGGAGGGCAAGGTGGTGGGCCCAGCGCCGCTGGTGCGGATGCCCTTCGGGGACCCTCTGTCCCTGAGGGGCCGTCGCCGGCGCTTGGGCGTCCGCAGCGGGGTGACTTGGCTCCTGGGTCGGCAGGGCTGAGGCCTGGCCAGACAGGCGCCCTGAGTTGGAAGGGgccgtggggggtgggggctgggcttcAGAATCTGGGGAACACCTGCTACGTGAACGCGGCGCTGCAGTGTCTGAGCCACACGCCGCCCCTGGCCAGCTGGATGGTGTCCCAGCCGCACGCCACCCTCTGTCCGGCCCGCAGCGCCTGCACGCTCTGTGCCATGCGCGCTCACGTGACCCGAGCCCTCCTTCACGCGGGAGAGGTGATCCGGCCCCGCAAGGACCTGCTGGCGGGCTTCCACAGACACCAGCAGGAGGATGCCCACGAGTTTCTGATGTTCACTCTGAATGCCATGCAGCAAGGGTGCTTGAGTGCATCCCAGCCGTCGGGCCATGCCTCGGGGGACACCACCGTCATCCGTCAGATCTTCGGCGGGACGTGGAGGTCTCAGATCCAGTGTCTCCACTGCCTCGGTGTCTCGGACACGTTCGACCCTTATCTGGACATCAGCCTGGATATCACGGCGGCTCAGAGTGTGGAGCAAGCTCTGAGCGAGCTGGTGAAGCCCGAGAAGCTGGACGCGGACAATGCCTATGACTGCGGCGTCTGTCTCCGGAAGGTGCCTGCCACCAAGAGGTTGACTGTGCACAGCACCTCCCAGGTCCTGGTGCTGGTGCTGAAGCGGTTCACACCGGTGAGCGGGGCCAAAAGGGCTCAGGAGGTGCGCTATCCCCAGTGCTTGGACCTGCAGCCCTACACGTCTGAGCGGAAGGCAGGGCCACTGGGCTACGTGCTCTATGCCGTGCTGGTGCACTCCGGGTGGAGCTGTGAGCGAGGACACTACTTCTGTTACGTCCGAGCGGGCAACGGCCAATGGTATAAGATGGACGATGCCAAGGTGACCGCCTGTGACGAGACCGCTGCCCTGAGCCAGAGCGCCTACGTCCTGTTCTACGCCCGGGAGGGTGCGTGGGAAGGGGGCGCTGGGCGAGGGGCAGCGGCCCCCGTCGGGGCTGACCCCACAGACCCCGGGCAGCCTGCAGGAGACGCCGGCGGCAGAGCTCCTGGGTCGGAGGAGTCCCCGGGGGACACAGAGGCCGAAGGGATGAGCTTAGAGCAGTGGAGACGCCTGCAAGAACTCAACCGACCGAAGCCGGCCTTGGAGCTCCGGAAGGTCCAGTCTGCCCTGCCTGCCGGCGCAGTCGTGATTCACCAGTCCAAACACGGAGGAGGGAGAAACCGCACGCCGCCCCAACAGGAGCACGAGCGGCTCGACCGTCCCAGCACGGACACCCCGCCTCCGGGGCCGAAGAACGTCGGCAACGGCCCTTGTGCCAGCGGGAGGGCCAGAGCGACCAAGGGGAAGAACAAGAAGCCGCGGCCATCTCTGGGGCTGTGGCGGTAG
- the LOC129637881 gene encoding ubiquitin carboxyl-terminal hydrolase 17-like protein 6, whose amino-acid sequence METLVGLVCRAPGAASEHGGAVCPSPFDVFPGGQGGGPSAAGADALRGPSVPEGPSPALGRPQRGDLAPGSAGLRPGQTGALSWKGPWGVGAGLQNLGNTCYVNAALQCLSHTPPLASWMVSQPHATLCPARSACTLCAMRAHVTRALLHAGEVIRPRKDLLAGFHRHQQEDAHEFLMFTLNAMQQGCLSASQPSGHASGDTTVIRQIFGGTWRSQIQCLHCLGVSDTFDPYLDISLDITAAQSVEQALSELVKPEKLDADNAYDCGVCLRKVPATKRLTVHSTSQVLVLVLKRFTPVSGAKRAQEVRYPQCLDLQPYTSERKAGPLGYVLYAVLVHSGWSCERGHYFCYVRAGNGQWYKMDDAKVTACDETAALSQSAYVLFYAREGAWEGGAGRGAAAPVGADPTDPGQPAGDAGGRAPGSEESPGDTEAEGMSLEQWRRLQELNRPKPALELRKVQSALPAGAVVIHQSKHGGGRNRTPPQQEHERLDRPSTDTPPPGPKNVGNGPCASGRARATKGKNKKPRPSLGLWR is encoded by the coding sequence ATGGAAACCCTCGTGGGCCTCGTGTGCAGAGCCCCGGGCGCTGCTTCTGAGCACGGGGGAGCTGTGTGTCCGTCTCCCTTCGACGTCTTCCCCGGAGGGCAAGGTGGTGGGCCCAGCGCCGCTGGTGCGGATGCCCTTCGGGGACCCTCTGTCCCTGAGGGGCCGTCGCCGGCGCTTGGGCGTCCGCAGCGGGGTGACTTGGCTCCTGGGTCGGCAGGGCTGAGGCCTGGCCAGACAGGCGCCCTGAGTTGGAAGGGgccgtggggggtgggggctgggcttcAGAATCTGGGGAACACCTGCTACGTGAACGCGGCGCTGCAGTGTCTGAGCCACACGCCGCCCTTGGCCAGCTGGATGGTGTCCCAGCCGCACGCCACCCTCTGTCCGGCCCGCAGCGCCTGCACGCTCTGTGCCATGCGCGCTCACGTGACCCGAGCCCTCCTTCACGCGGGAGAGGTGATCCGGCCCCGCAAGGACCTGCTGGCGGGCTTCCACAGACACCAGCAGGAGGATGCCCACGAGTTTCTGATGTTCACTCTGAATGCCATGCAGCAAGGGTGCTTGAGTGCATCCCAGCCGTCGGGCCATGCCTCGGGGGACACCACCGTCATCCGTCAGATCTTCGGCGGGACGTGGAGGTCTCAGATCCAGTGTCTCCACTGCCTCGGTGTCTCGGACACGTTCGACCCTTATCTGGACATCAGCCTGGATATCACGGCGGCTCAGAGTGTGGAGCAAGCTCTGAGCGAGCTGGTGAAGCCCGAGAAGCTGGACGCGGACAATGCCTATGACTGCGGCGTCTGTCTCCGGAAGGTGCCTGCCACCAAGAGGTTGACTGTGCACAGCACCTCCCAGGTCCTGGTGCTGGTGCTGAAGCGGTTCACACCGGTGAGCGGGGCCAAAAGGGCTCAGGAGGTGCGCTATCCCCAGTGCTTGGACCTGCAGCCCTACACGTCTGAGCGGAAGGCAGGGCCACTGGGCTACGTGCTCTATGCCGTGCTGGTGCACTCCGGGTGGAGCTGTGAGCGAGGACACTACTTCTGTTACGTCCGAGCGGGCAACGGCCAATGGTATAAGATGGACGATGCCAAGGTGACCGCCTGTGACGAGACCGCTGCCCTGAGCCAGAGCGCCTACGTCCTGTTCTACGCCCGGGAGGGTGCGTGGGAAGGGGGCGCTGGGCGAGGGGCAGCGGCCCCCGTCGGGGCTGACCCCACAGACCCCGGGCAGCCTGCAGGAGACGCCGGCGGCAGAGCTCCTGGGTCGGAGGAGTCCCCGGGGGACACAGAGGCCGAAGGGATGAGCTTAGAGCAGTGGAGACGCCTGCAAGAACTCAACCGACCGAAGCCGGCCTTGGAGCTCCGGAAGGTCCAGTCTGCCCTGCCTGCCGGCGCAGTCGTGATTCACCAGTCCAAACACGGAGGAGGGAGAAACCGCACGCCGCCCCAACAGGAGCACGAGCGGCTCGACCGTCCCAGCACGGACACCCCGCCTCCGGGGCCGAAGAACGTCGGCAACGGCCCTTGTGCCAGCGGGAGGGCCAGAGCGACCAAGGGGAAGAACAAGAAGCCGCGGCCATCTCTGGGGCTGTGGCGGTAG
- the LOC129637693 gene encoding ubiquitin carboxyl-terminal hydrolase 17-like protein 6 yields METLVGLVCRAPGAASEHGGAVCPSPFDVFPGGQGGGPSAAGADALRGPSVPEGPSPALGRPQRGDLAPGSAGLRPGQTGALSWKGPWGVGAGLQNLGNTCYVNAALQCLSHTPPLASWMVSQPHATLCPARSACTLCAMRAHVTRALLHAGEVIRPRKDLLAGFHRHQQEDAHEFLMFTLNAMQQGCLSASQPSGHASGDTTVIRQIFGGTWRSQIQCLHCLGVSDTFDPYLDISLDITAAQSVEQALSELVKPEKLDADNAYDCGVCLRKVPATKRLTVHSTSQVLVLVLKRFTPVSGAKRAQEVRYPQCLDLQPYTSERKAGPLGYVLYAVLVHSGWSCERGHYFCYVRAGNGQWYKMDDAKVTACDETAALSQSAYVLFYAREGAWEGGAGRGAAAPVGADPTDPGQPAGDAGGRAPGSEESPGDTEAEGMSLEQWRRLQELNRPKPALELRKVQSALPAGAVVIHQSKHGGGRNRTPPQQEHERLDRPSTDTPPPGPKNVGNGPCASGRARATKGKNKKPRPSLGLWR; encoded by the coding sequence ATGGAAACCCTCGTGGGCCTCGTGTGCAGAGCCCCGGGCGCTGCTTCTGAGCACGGGGGAGCTGTGTGTCCGTCTCCCTTCGACGTCTTCCCCGGAGGGCAAGGTGGTGGGCCCAGCGCCGCTGGTGCGGATGCCCTTCGGGGACCCTCTGTCCCTGAGGGGCCGTCGCCGGCGCTTGGGCGTCCGCAGCGGGGTGACTTGGCTCCTGGGTCGGCAGGGCTGAGGCCTGGCCAGACAGGCGCCCTGAGTTGGAAGGGgccgtggggggtgggggctgggcttcAGAATCTGGGGAACACCTGCTACGTGAACGCGGCGCTGCAGTGTCTGAGCCACACGCCGCCCCTGGCCAGCTGGATGGTGTCCCAGCCGCACGCCACCCTCTGTCCGGCCCGCAGCGCCTGCACGCTCTGTGCCATGCGCGCTCACGTGACCCGAGCCCTCCTTCACGCGGGAGAGGTGATCCGGCCCCGCAAGGACCTGCTGGCGGGCTTCCACAGACACCAGCAGGAGGATGCCCACGAGTTTCTGATGTTCACTCTGAATGCCATGCAGCAAGGGTGCTTGAGTGCATCCCAGCCGTCGGGCCATGCCTCGGGGGACACCACCGTCATCCGTCAGATCTTCGGCGGGACGTGGAGGTCTCAGATCCAGTGTCTCCACTGCCTCGGTGTCTCGGACACGTTCGACCCTTATCTGGACATCAGCCTGGATATCACGGCGGCTCAGAGTGTGGAGCAAGCTCTGAGCGAGCTGGTGAAGCCCGAGAAGCTGGACGCGGACAATGCCTATGACTGCGGCGTCTGTCTCCGGAAGGTGCCTGCCACCAAGAGGTTGACTGTGCACAGCACCTCCCAGGTCCTGGTGCTGGTGCTGAAGCGGTTCACACCGGTGAGCGGGGCCAAAAGGGCTCAGGAGGTGCGCTATCCCCAGTGCTTGGACCTGCAGCCCTACACGTCTGAGCGGAAGGCAGGGCCACTGGGCTACGTGCTCTATGCCGTGCTGGTGCACTCCGGGTGGAGCTGTGAGCGAGGACACTACTTCTGTTACGTCCGAGCGGGCAACGGCCAATGGTATAAGATGGACGATGCCAAGGTGACCGCCTGTGACGAGACCGCTGCCCTGAGCCAGAGCGCCTACGTCCTGTTCTACGCCCGGGAGGGTGCGTGGGAAGGGGGCGCTGGGCGAGGGGCAGCGGCCCCCGTCGGGGCTGACCCCACAGACCCCGGGCAGCCTGCAGGAGACGCCGGCGGCAGAGCACCTGGGTCGGAGGAGTCCCCGGGGGACACAGAGGCCGAAGGGATGAGCTTAGAGCAGTGGAGACGCCTGCAAGAACTCAACCGACCGAAGCCGGCCTTGGAGCTCCGGAAGGTCCAGTCTGCCCTGCCTGCCGGCGCAGTCGTGATTCACCAGTCCAAACACGGAGGAGGGAGAAACCGCACGCCGCCCCAACAGGAGCACGAGCGGCTCGACCGTCCCAGCACGGACACCCCGCCTCCGGGGCCGAAGAACGTCGGCAACGGCCCTTGTGCCAGCGGGAGGGCCAGAGCGACCAAGGGGAAGAACAAGAAGCCGCGGCCATCTCTGGGGCTGTGGCGGTAG